In one window of Mesorhizobium sp. B2-1-1 DNA:
- a CDS encoding ATP-binding protein produces the protein MSETTHAEEGTGPAPAAVRSVPLSRGLSTKLLLLTIVFVLLAEVLIFLPWIASYRLAWLKERLSTAAAVSIVLVQGEPTSLSRTAQNDVLMAIGAKAIAVRDGGVSRLLVVADMPPQVDEHIDLASVGMVKGMTGALDTLFFGGDRMLRVFGPVGDSDKEFELIMPDYSLRKAMLIYSRNVAFVSLLISLFTAMLVYAAIDLIMIGPIRNMTRSMLSFSQAPDDPSRIIHPAARADEIGVAERELSQMQERLQKMLTEQKHLADLGLAVSKINHDMRNILASAQLISDRLRQVKDPTVQAFAPKLLRALDRAVSYSEGVLHYGRTQEPPPSRRRVRLRQLVEDVHGLLDIEEGIEFINAVEKAFEVDADSDQLFRVLTNLCRNAVQAMAADTESAVVRRLAVSAERMGSVSRIVVTDTGPGLPPKARENLFAAFRGSARSGGTGLGLAIAHELIRAHGGTVELVESIGGRTTFAVTIPDQPVRLDQARNGLRRPA, from the coding sequence ATGAGCGAAACCACGCACGCCGAGGAAGGGACAGGACCAGCGCCAGCCGCCGTCCGCAGCGTACCCTTGTCGCGCGGCCTGTCGACAAAACTGCTGCTGTTGACCATCGTTTTCGTGCTTTTGGCCGAGGTGCTCATCTTCCTGCCCTGGATCGCCAGCTACCGGCTGGCCTGGCTCAAGGAGCGGCTGAGTACCGCCGCTGCCGTATCGATCGTGCTGGTGCAGGGCGAACCGACCTCGCTGTCGCGCACGGCGCAGAACGACGTGCTTATGGCGATCGGCGCCAAGGCGATCGCGGTGCGCGACGGCGGCGTGTCGCGGCTGCTTGTGGTGGCCGATATGCCGCCGCAGGTCGACGAGCACATCGACCTCGCCAGCGTCGGCATGGTCAAGGGCATGACCGGCGCGCTCGACACGCTGTTTTTCGGCGGCGACCGGATGCTGCGCGTCTTCGGGCCGGTCGGCGACAGCGACAAGGAGTTCGAGCTGATCATGCCGGACTACAGCCTGCGCAAGGCGATGCTTATCTATTCGCGCAACGTCGCCTTCGTCTCGCTGCTGATCTCGCTGTTCACGGCCATGCTGGTCTATGCCGCGATCGACCTGATCATGATCGGACCGATCCGCAACATGACGCGCTCCATGCTGTCCTTCTCGCAGGCCCCCGACGACCCCAGCCGGATCATTCATCCCGCCGCTCGCGCCGATGAGATCGGGGTGGCCGAGCGCGAGCTGTCGCAGATGCAGGAGCGGCTGCAGAAGATGCTGACCGAGCAGAAGCACCTGGCCGACCTCGGCCTCGCCGTGTCGAAGATCAACCACGACATGCGCAACATCCTGGCCTCGGCGCAGCTCATTTCGGACCGCCTGCGCCAGGTCAAGGATCCGACCGTGCAGGCCTTCGCGCCGAAGCTCCTGCGTGCGCTCGACCGTGCGGTCTCCTACTCGGAAGGCGTGCTTCATTACGGCCGTACGCAGGAGCCGCCGCCTTCGCGCCGGCGCGTGCGGCTGCGCCAGCTGGTCGAGGACGTGCACGGCCTGCTCGACATCGAGGAAGGCATCGAGTTCATCAACGCGGTCGAAAAGGCGTTCGAGGTGGACGCCGATTCCGACCAGTTGTTCCGCGTGCTCACCAATCTGTGCCGCAACGCCGTGCAGGCGATGGCGGCGGACACGGAGAGCGCCGTGGTGCGCCGGCTGGCGGTTTCGGCCGAGCGCATGGGCAGCGTCAGCCGCATCGTCGTGACCGACACCGGTCCCGGCCTGCCGCCGAAGGCGCGCGAGAACCTGTTCGCGGCGTTCCGCGGCTCTGCGCGCAGCGGCGGCACCGGGCTTGGCCTGGCGATCGCGCATGAACTGATCCGCGCGCATGGCGGCACGGTGGAGCTGGTCGAATCGATCGGCGGGCGCACCACCTTCGCCGTCACCATTCCCGACCAGCCGGTGCGGCTCGACCAGGCCCGCAACGGGCTGCGCCGCCCGGCCTGA
- a CDS encoding MDR family MFS transporter, with protein MAAKASSLAPTDASSAPLKTWIAVIGSTLGAFMAVLNIQIVNASLADIQGAIGAGIDDGGWISTAYLVAEIVVIPLTGWLSRVFSIRVYLLANAILFLAFSVACAFAQNLQQMIVLRALQGFCGGVLIPVAFTITITLLPKAKQPIGFALFALSATFAPAIGPTIGGYLTENWGWQFIFYVNLVPGALMVGMLWMSLERAPMQLSLLRQGDWAGIISMAIGLGALQTVLEEGNKDDWFGSPFIVRLSLIALVSLSLFLWIELRSERPLLNLRLFARWNFGFSILASFLLGIALYGAVFILPVYLARIQGYNAQQIGMVLAWTGLPQLVLIPLVPQLMKRFDMRIIVAFGFALFAASNFMNIEMTATYASEQFFWPNVVRAVGQALVMVPLAAVATAGIEQENAGSASALFNMIRNLGGAVGIAMLQTFLTKREQFHSNVLVRSVSLFEESTRARIEHLTRYFLAHCAGDRAAAMHKAVIAIGQMVRKQAFIMAFSDAFYLLGAALVVAFFATLLLRNPGHVDAGGAH; from the coding sequence ATGGCAGCCAAAGCATCGAGCCTGGCGCCGACCGATGCCTCTTCCGCCCCGCTCAAGACCTGGATCGCCGTCATTGGCTCGACGCTCGGCGCCTTCATGGCGGTCCTCAACATCCAGATCGTCAACGCATCGCTAGCCGACATTCAGGGCGCCATCGGCGCGGGCATCGATGACGGCGGCTGGATATCGACCGCCTACCTGGTGGCCGAGATCGTCGTCATTCCGCTCACCGGCTGGCTGTCGCGGGTCTTTTCCATCCGCGTCTATCTTCTGGCCAATGCAATCCTGTTTCTCGCCTTCTCGGTTGCCTGCGCCTTCGCGCAAAACCTTCAGCAGATGATTGTTCTGCGTGCTTTGCAGGGCTTTTGCGGCGGCGTGCTGATTCCGGTCGCCTTCACCATCACCATAACCCTCCTGCCGAAGGCGAAGCAGCCGATCGGATTCGCCCTGTTCGCGCTGTCGGCGACCTTCGCACCAGCCATCGGGCCGACAATCGGTGGCTATCTCACCGAGAACTGGGGTTGGCAGTTCATCTTCTATGTCAACTTGGTCCCCGGCGCGCTGATGGTGGGCATGCTGTGGATGTCGCTCGAAAGGGCGCCGATGCAGCTCTCGCTGCTGCGCCAGGGCGACTGGGCCGGGATCATCAGCATGGCGATCGGGCTCGGCGCCTTGCAGACCGTGCTCGAGGAGGGCAACAAGGACGATTGGTTCGGCTCGCCGTTCATCGTGCGGCTGTCCTTGATCGCCCTCGTCAGCCTCTCGCTTTTCCTGTGGATCGAGTTGAGAAGCGAAAGGCCCTTGCTTAACCTCAGACTGTTCGCCCGCTGGAATTTCGGTTTCTCCATCCTGGCCAGCTTCCTGCTCGGAATTGCGCTCTACGGGGCGGTGTTCATCCTGCCCGTCTATCTCGCGCGCATCCAGGGCTACAACGCCCAGCAGATCGGCATGGTGCTGGCCTGGACAGGCCTGCCGCAACTGGTGCTGATCCCGCTGGTGCCGCAGTTGATGAAGCGTTTCGACATGCGCATTATCGTCGCCTTCGGCTTTGCGCTGTTCGCGGCGAGCAATTTCATGAACATCGAAATGACGGCGACCTACGCGTCGGAGCAGTTCTTTTGGCCGAATGTCGTCCGTGCCGTCGGTCAGGCCCTGGTCATGGTACCCCTGGCTGCGGTCGCTACGGCCGGCATCGAGCAGGAGAACGCCGGCTCCGCCTCCGCACTGTTCAACATGATCCGCAATCTCGGCGGCGCCGTCGGCATCGCCATGCTGCAGACTTTTCTGACCAAGCGCGAGCAGTTCCACTCCAACGTGCTGGTGCGGTCGGTGTCGCTGTTCGAAGAGAGCACTCGCGCGCGCATCGAGCATCTGACCCGGTACTTCCTGGCGCATTGCGCCGGCGATCGCGCAGCCGCGATGCACAAGGCCGTCATCGCCATCGGACAGATGGTACGCAAGCAGGCTTTCATCATGGCTTTCAGCGACGCGTTCTATCTGCTCGGAGCAGCCCTTGTCGTCGCGTTCTTCGCCACGCTGCTGTTGCGCAACCCGGGCCATGTCGATGCAGGTGGCGCGCACTGA
- a CDS encoding HlyD family secretion protein: protein MTVSVKPATLEYPVEVKPAPRSRKTMIKRTVVGLGLVASLTSAALYGYDYWTVGQYLQSTDDAYVKADYTAVAPKISGHIAEVLVEDNTPVKAGQVLARIDDRDFRTALDQAQANVEAAEATLHNLDAQIGLQHSVVEQQKANVAATEAKLKFAQQEGDRYKTLLKSGYGTSQRAQQAEASLGENEAQLQRDRATLVAARKAIDVLTTERGKAEAERDSSQAALRQAELNLSYTTITAPVDGTVGARSLRVGQYVQAGTLLMAVVPLNAVYVVANFKETQLTHVQSGQPVEIAVDGFPGVALKGRVDSVSPASGLEFALLPPDNATGNFTKIVQRIPVKIAINDGRLAGKLRAGMSAEPTIDTKATILAERGEPDSGRRIIAGW from the coding sequence ATGACCGTAAGCGTCAAACCCGCCACCTTGGAATACCCGGTTGAGGTGAAACCCGCGCCGCGGTCCCGCAAGACGATGATCAAGCGCACCGTTGTCGGGTTGGGTCTGGTGGCCAGCCTGACTTCGGCTGCGCTCTACGGCTATGACTATTGGACGGTCGGGCAGTATCTGCAATCGACCGACGATGCCTATGTCAAGGCCGACTATACGGCCGTCGCGCCGAAGATCTCGGGCCACATCGCCGAGGTGCTGGTCGAGGACAACACTCCCGTCAAGGCGGGCCAGGTTCTGGCCCGCATCGACGACCGCGACTTCAGGACCGCGCTAGACCAAGCGCAAGCCAATGTCGAAGCAGCCGAAGCGACGCTGCATAACCTCGACGCCCAGATCGGCCTGCAGCATTCGGTGGTCGAACAGCAAAAGGCCAACGTCGCCGCAACCGAGGCGAAGCTCAAATTCGCGCAGCAGGAGGGTGATCGCTATAAAACCTTGCTGAAAAGCGGCTACGGCACCAGCCAACGCGCCCAGCAGGCCGAAGCCTCCCTTGGCGAAAACGAAGCCCAACTCCAGCGGGATCGCGCCACACTGGTTGCTGCCCGCAAAGCAATCGACGTGCTCACGACTGAGCGCGGCAAGGCGGAGGCCGAGCGCGACAGCAGCCAGGCCGCCCTGCGTCAGGCGGAACTCAATCTCTCCTACACCACGATCACAGCACCCGTCGACGGCACCGTCGGGGCCCGTTCGCTTCGCGTCGGCCAGTATGTGCAGGCCGGCACGCTGCTCATGGCGGTGGTGCCGCTGAATGCGGTCTATGTCGTGGCCAATTTCAAGGAGACACAGCTTACCCATGTGCAGAGCGGACAGCCGGTCGAGATCGCGGTCGACGGCTTTCCCGGCGTGGCACTCAAGGGCCGTGTCGACAGTGTGTCGCCGGCGAGCGGTCTCGAGTTCGCGCTGCTGCCCCCGGATAACGCCACCGGCAATTTCACCAAGATCGTGCAGCGCATCCCGGTGAAGATCGCGATCAACGACGGCAGGCTCGCCGGCAAGCTGCGCGCCGGCATGTCGGCCGAACCGACGATCGACACGAAGGCAACCATCCTGGCCGAACGGGGTGAACCGGACAGCGGCCGCCGGATCATCGCCGGCTGGTAA
- a CDS encoding LysR family transcriptional regulator translates to MDRLTSLTVFGRVVECGGFSAAARRLNMSTTMVSNHVQALEERLGVRLLNRTTRKVSLTEIGQAYYQRSSQILADLEEADRVAGALQATPQGTLRLHSSMSVIRFLAPIVSEFVNLYPAVSVDLTVGERMVDMVEEGFDLDVRSLPLPDSSLIVRRLTSWRNIVCGSPGYFERHGTPRRPDDLARHNCMRHASYPFGNEWRFEDPDGEPVSVRVDGNLLTNSQETLRRLALDGRGLFIPPPFLVADDLSAGRLVRVLEEYSGVEFAINAFYPHRHHVSAKVRTFIDLLAERFAEHRRWMELKY, encoded by the coding sequence ATGGACAGGCTCACGAGCTTGACGGTGTTTGGCCGCGTTGTGGAATGCGGAGGCTTTTCCGCGGCGGCCCGACGCCTCAACATGTCGACGACGATGGTCAGCAACCACGTCCAGGCGCTGGAGGAAAGGCTCGGCGTTCGGCTTCTCAATCGCACCACCCGCAAGGTGAGCCTGACCGAGATCGGCCAGGCTTACTATCAGCGTTCCTCGCAGATCCTCGCCGATCTGGAGGAGGCGGACCGCGTCGCGGGAGCGCTTCAGGCGACGCCGCAAGGCACACTTCGCCTTCATTCCAGCATGAGCGTCATCCGTTTTCTGGCGCCGATCGTTTCCGAATTCGTCAACCTTTATCCGGCTGTTTCGGTCGATCTCACCGTCGGCGAAAGAATGGTCGACATGGTGGAGGAGGGCTTCGACCTTGACGTGCGTTCGCTGCCGCTTCCCGATTCAAGCCTGATCGTCCGGCGGCTGACCTCATGGCGCAACATCGTCTGCGGTTCGCCCGGCTATTTCGAACGCCATGGAACACCGCGTCGGCCCGATGACCTCGCACGCCACAATTGCATGCGCCATGCGTCATATCCTTTCGGTAACGAGTGGCGTTTCGAGGACCCCGACGGCGAGCCCGTTTCCGTCCGCGTCGATGGCAACTTATTGACCAACAGCCAGGAGACGCTCAGACGCCTTGCTCTCGACGGCCGCGGTCTGTTCATACCGCCGCCCTTCCTCGTGGCCGACGACCTGAGCGCCGGGCGCCTTGTCCGGGTGCTGGAGGAATATTCAGGAGTCGAGTTCGCGATCAACGCGTTCTATCCGCATCGTCACCATGTCTCGGCCAAGGTGAGGACTTTCATCGATCTGTTGGCCGAGCGCTTTGCCGAACACCGCAGGTGGATGGAATTGAAGTACTGA
- a CDS encoding DUF680 domain-containing protein → MKKIALATAAFLAITGAALAENPNVGGSDINAIAQEQLDNTHTSSIAHSAAYELLNAGSNAAIAQDQAVERRRDLFGNR, encoded by the coding sequence ATGAAAAAGATCGCTCTTGCCACCGCCGCGTTCCTGGCCATCACTGGCGCCGCACTCGCCGAGAACCCGAATGTCGGCGGTTCCGACATCAATGCGATTGCCCAGGAACAGCTCGACAACACCCACACGTCCTCGATCGCGCATAGTGCAGCCTACGAACTGCTCAATGCGGGCTCCAATGCGGCCATCGCGCAGGATCAGGCGGTCGAGCGTCGCCGGGACCTTTTCGGCAACCGTTAG
- a CDS encoding DUF1127 domain-containing protein has protein sequence MDAVVNGAALERAETRSAPQRRGVEALQILMARVAAILVWVEAGMERRRSRRMLMELTDSQLQDIGLSRADVAGRDWKTDPFRPVPADGR, from the coding sequence ATGGACGCAGTCGTCAACGGCGCCGCCTTGGAGCGGGCCGAAACAAGGAGTGCACCGCAGCGGCGTGGAGTCGAGGCTCTACAGATTCTGATGGCGCGCGTCGCGGCGATCTTGGTCTGGGTCGAAGCCGGTATGGAAAGGCGCCGGAGCCGCCGCATGCTGATGGAACTCACGGACTCGCAATTGCAAGACATCGGTCTTTCTCGCGCCGACGTTGCCGGCCGAGACTGGAAAACCGATCCTTTCCGCCCTGTTCCAGCCGATGGTCGCTAA
- a CDS encoding muconolactone Delta-isomerase family protein, whose protein sequence is MQFMVLTRRRTESFNDADYTPERLEAEAEGVRRLFMASTVRQIWNRGDMGGACLLMEAETEEEVRSVLNALPLFKSGMQETTSIVPLRPYRGFGPRQ, encoded by the coding sequence ATGCAGTTCATGGTCTTGACACGTCGGCGGACGGAAAGCTTCAACGACGCGGACTACACGCCCGAGAGACTGGAAGCCGAAGCCGAAGGCGTTCGCCGACTTTTCATGGCGAGCACCGTGCGACAAATCTGGAACCGCGGCGACATGGGCGGTGCTTGTCTTCTCATGGAGGCCGAAACGGAGGAAGAGGTTCGCTCGGTGCTCAATGCCCTTCCGCTGTTCAAAAGCGGCATGCAGGAAACGACCTCCATTGTTCCGCTACGGCCATATAGAGGCTTTGGGCCGCGGCAATAG
- a CDS encoding avidin/streptavidin family protein: MPDWIGTWRNQYGSTVIIEDDAEGVIRGTFRTALEDSSFFGQELPIHGAACGDVIGFTAAGQGKAGPAAVSYTGILRESKLEMLWHTVAGQTLTASAEGAPARMVRVGAWRAFGTSLDVFERVE; the protein is encoded by the coding sequence ATGCCAGATTGGATCGGGACTTGGCGAAACCAATACGGCTCGACCGTCATCATCGAGGACGATGCGGAAGGCGTCATCCGCGGCACGTTCAGGACGGCGTTGGAAGACAGCAGTTTCTTTGGTCAGGAACTTCCGATCCATGGCGCTGCTTGCGGCGACGTAATCGGCTTCACGGCTGCGGGACAGGGCAAGGCCGGGCCTGCGGCCGTGAGCTACACCGGTATTCTGCGGGAAAGTAAGCTCGAGATGCTTTGGCATACCGTTGCAGGGCAGACCCTTACCGCATCGGCGGAAGGGGCGCCTGCCAGGATGGTCAGAGTTGGGGCATGGCGCGCCTTCGGGACCAGCCTGGATGTGTTCGAGCGCGTGGAATGA